Part of the Impatiens glandulifera chromosome 8, dImpGla2.1, whole genome shotgun sequence genome is shown below.
GATCTCTATCGTTAACAATTCGAGAATTAGGCCATTTAGGTCTCCCAAAGCGATCACTCGAAACCCTCTGTTGGGCTCAGAAACAACCACGTTTATTCCCTGATGATCGAATCTTAGCTTCAACTGTTGAAGTCCTGGCTAGAAGCCACGAGCTGAAACTTCCATTCAATTTGCGTAAATTCACTAGCTTGGCTAGCAGAAATGTGATTGAGGCAATGGTTAAAGGTTTCATCAAAGGAGGAACGTTAGGACTCGCGTGGAAGCTTCTTCAAATCGCGAAAGATTCAAATCGAATGTTGGATTCGAGCATTTACGCTAAACTTATACTCCAATTAGGAAAGAATCCTGATAAAGAACTAATGGTGGTGACATTACTTGAAGAACTCGGAGAAAGAGATGATCTTAACTTGAACCAGCAAGATTGTACTTCGATCATGAAGGTTTGCATTCGGTTAGGTAAATTCGAGTTAGTTGAGAGTCTTTTCAATTGGTTTGTTCAAACGGGGCATGAACCGGGTATAGTTGTTTATACCACTCTGATTTATAGCCGTTATACTGAAAGGAGATATAGGGAGGCTTTGGAGATAGTGTGGGAAATGGAgagtttgaatattttgtttgatctGCCTGCTTATCGAGTGGTGATTAGGGTTTTTGTTGCGTCGAACGATCTGACAAGAGCTGTAAGGTATTTCGCGAAGCTTAAGGAAGCTGGTTTCTCGCCTACTTTTGATATTTATCGTGATTTGTTTGCTATTTATATGGCATCGGGAAGGATGGCCAAGTGTAAGGAGATTTTTGAAGAGGCCGAAATGGCGGGATTTCAGTGGGATAAGAACACGAAATCGCAACTATTGTTACATAATTCATAGATATTTTAGTTGGTTTTATATGTTTGGAAAGTGTATTATTCAAAGGGTGTTATAACAATCTAAGTGTTAGGTCACCAATAGCAATGTCACAAAAGAGTTGGTTATATTTAGTACATTTACACAAAATCTTTGTTATGTTTAGTCTTTTTTTATTCGAGTTTATTTTTTTCGGTTGTTAGCATAATCTTTTACTGTAATTACTCTTCTTAAATCGCAATTTTAGTaagaatcaaaattaaataatttgattccTATGTAAAATCATTGTCAATGTCAAAGGGCTATGGGTTATTGTTTAGTCTATTTATATAAAAGGTGATTTGTGAATTGGTTCTATAATAACATGAGgccaaaataaattttgaaaaatgctAATAATAGATATTAATGAAATTTGGAGGGATATATTTTGAAAGACTTAAATTGAaggaattaataaaaatatagtttacaaaaataattaaataaaatatatgtttattatattattatatttgttttattattattttctatattaaataataaatttttattttttatatattattataaaaagttattgttatttttttatatgattaattaaaaatataaaataaattatagtagatttatatttgaatagctaatttgaaaatatatatagattaaattaaattatcatttaaaaggtaagaattaagatattaaataataataaaattgatttttttttttaaataataacattagaAATAAGTAACAACacaatccatttttttaattttgtcatCTTATTTACAATGTAAAAAATGTTTATCAATTTTATGCAATTTTAACCTTTATATCAACcatacaattataaaattaaacatataaattttcaattgagatattataaaataaaacatataaattttcatttgagatattttaaagtacaaaataataacatatataatttatatatatatacattttaactTCTTAAGAATTGATATGtcatataatttatcttttatataacttttatctcctattaaaatcctaaaacaAACTACAAATATGAATACTAAGGATACACATATTCCAAGAAATTACGGTTTAATTTTAGTTAGTTAATGTGAATAGATTGAGGATAATATGAACATATTTGTAAACTTTGTCTTGTTTGGATTTGGGTAttgaattattcaataattttattcaagtatctgaaaataaacatatataatgaaatcataaaatttaaaatgaagtaGATGatattaattgataattaaataaataatctacgAAGATCTTAGTAAACAGGTCAGGTCGTGACATATCGACACATGTCATTATTGTTATGTCGACCACCCTATCACTTTCTCGGGGTTGTTTTCTATTTACATTCCCGTCTCATTGAAAGAGTCGCTAAACGATCGGACCAGACTGACGTAAGGAGCTTGACCATCTTAGTCTTACTGTCAATGAAACACAACCTACAAAAGTATGTCTCTATATTCCCACTCATAATCTCATTACTTACTGAGCTCTTTTATTATTCTAGGATTAGACCTGCCATTAACGTCGGCATATATTTGTGTCGATTAATAATACATAATGTATATCAAAATcacaaattaaatatacaactaatatgattaatatacataatttaatattcacATTTCACGACCtggatatataatttaatattcacATTTCACGACCtggatatataatttaaattctaccataattaaaatatgaactattttaatatgaaaactaaatgaataaatacaaaattaaataaattagattggACTACTAtctaaaaaattttttttttttttattgatatcttatttaaagattttattgatTGTCATTTGATACCTTCTAGTATTAAAATTTttgtcttaatttttatttgttacttgtttaaaaattatcttgattttttatttgtatttgtttcacctaaaagaatttgaaaaatgGTGGCAATGATAGCATGAATCGCGCGTATCGTTTTGCTAATGGGTTTAATGGTTCTGTATAACCTTTTTTTTCAGTTATAAACTGAGGGGTGAGGGtgaaatttaatacaaataaaatttacatcaaatttaaatataaattaatgtgaaatttaatgaaataaaatttatactaaattcaatgtgaattaagataaaatttaattcaaataaaaattaatttgttaatttttataattaacattaatgatTTGAActagataattaataaatattgttaattattattgtaactataaaattattgtaacggccaataataattattatgaaatggCAAGCAAGAGAGTCATTGGATGGATGAATTAGTGGTCGTTGATTAAAGAATGGATAAATGATTTTAGGTTTAATTTCCAACTATATATATCATTTCACTCTAATTCTTTTTTATacatcaatttataatttatcacTCTGAAATTCCAAAAGTCTTTCCTTATCTTTGTGAGTGGTCTTTGTGAGCATTTTTTTAGTTCTTGACTCTTATCTCGGATTTTTAAACgtttctgattttgttttagAAATGACTACTGAAACACATACTTCCAACGTGAGGATGTCGGTTCCCTCTAACCATCTAAATAAGGAAGAAAAGTTTAATGACTCAAACTTTAAGAGATGGCATCAAACTTTAAGAGATGATAGTAAAAAAATGCTCTTCTACCTCACGATCTTGAGTCTTGCACAATTCCTCATGGAGGATCTTCTCACTCCTAAGATTGATGAACCTCATCAAATGCAAACGTGCATCCAAAAGTTAATGTGCAAGCGGCTTCGGTCATTGGTGCTTGGCCCTATTAagatttcttgtgtagaaattacgtATTGAATGGTTTGTCATATTCATTGTGCGTGTATAGTGAAAAGAATGCGGTCAAAGAACTTTGGAAATCTCTTGAACGTAAATACATATTCACTTGTTGACTTAGTGTCTTTGATATCTGAAATCCAATTAGCATCAGTGTATCCTTCGATAACTGCAGGATGTCTCGTCTAGTGTAGACTATAATCACGAGTATCTCTCAAATATCTAAGTAGTCGTACAATGACTTTCCAGTGTTTGTTACCCGGATTACTCGTGTATCTACTTAGTTTACTTATTGCATaggctatgtctggtcttgtacaactTATTAAGTACATTAGAGTCCCAAACACTCTCTCCACaatttttagatagatgttgactcGTATCTATTAGAGTCTTAGTCAATGCAGAATCATCCttgttaaaattttcaagaattTTATCCACATAATGTGATTGACTTAGAACTATCCATTATTAGAACTATCCATTATGATGTTCTAATCACtttgattccaagaatcacGTCAGCCAATCCCATatctttagtggatttaaccattttatcattactttcaatgataagtatgtcatctacataaagacataaaatgacataattagtttttgtgtctttaatataaataaatttgtcacATTGATTGATCTTGATTCCACTTGAGATCATAGcatgatcaaatttctcatgTCATTGTTctggagcttgttttaagtcGTACAAAGCCTAAAccaatttacaaactttattttctttctcttgaaCAAAAAACCCTTGAGACTAATctatgtaaatttcttcttTCAAGTCTCCATTTAAGAAAGTTGTTTTTACGTCCATTTGACAAACTTTTATATTGCGTAAAGAAGCAATCGCAAGAATCAATCGAATAGAAGTTATTCTCCTAACCagagaatatgtatcaaaataatcaagacctTCTCGTTGTCGATATCCTTTTACCATAAGTCTTgtcttatatttatcaattgatccatcaACTTTCATTTACCATTTGAAAATTCATCGGAAACCTAGTGGTTTATTTCCCGGAGGTAGATCCACTAGTTCCCACGTATGATTTTGCAAGATAGATTATATCTCACTATTAATTGTCTCTTTCCATTGAGGTCCTTTAGAAGAGGTAACTGCCTCATTATACGTTTGAGGTTCactttccatcatgaaagtaataaaatcttGACCAAAAGATTTTACGTTCTAACTCGTTTACTTCGTCTAAGTTCAACCTtaacttcattttctttttcttgttcatctagtttaagaaatctttttggagaacgttgttattcattagacttacatGGAAGTACATGTTCAAAGAACAATGCATTTCTCGGTTCCATTATTGTATTCTTATAAATATCTAGAATGTCCAATTTAAACACAAGAAAACGATAAACACTACTTTTAtgtgtatattcttaaaagtaaagatgaagTTATAGAGAAATTTATGTGTATTTATATCATGGAAATCTTTTAAACAAACTGTTATTGCCAGATCCACGTTGGAATCTGAATTCATAGCTTTTGACAAGCGTggtgaagaagttgaaatggcTACAtctattcttagaagatatttCAATGTGGTTTAAACCCGTATCAGCAATTTCTATTCACTATGAAAATCAATCTGCAATCGGACGAGCTAAGAAGCATATGTATAATGGTAAGTCTAAACATGTACATCGTTGACATAATACCATTAGACAATTACTCTATACTGAaattatctcaattgattacgtaaaatcaaaagatGATATTACAAATCCGCTAACCAAAGAGTTAAACAGAGAGTTAGTGTTAAAGTCGTCACAAGAAATGAGATTTAAGTCTacaataagttagtatgaaAGGTAACTCAACCTATGATGATTGGAGATCCGAATAACTatgttcaatgggacaacctaattgtactaaacttGGTAGATTGATATGGGTGAAAAATCCTacaataaaatagtattttgggAAGCACACaaacttttaatgattctttgtgaatAAAGAGATCATCTATGTGAGAGAGAGGTGGGTTGCTTCAAAAGAATTGCACGACACAATTCTAGACTCTCTCATTAAACTAGACGAGTGTTCATGGCCAAAacgaacacaatcatgagaactgACATGTATCAAGAAGAATtatatgtgaaagtgtgtaatcgtttacataaaaggcagaatagttcaagtacatcgagtctactaatcaacTAGTAAATTTATACACTTTCATAAGGGAttgttcaaagggttacacctacctatttTATGTATGATTCAactgaacctttcaccgggttaatctttcattttttattaatgtggggattgttggaattaaaccaattccattaattaaatggaaatgatatttgggcaaatgaaattcacaccaaatttaaatatgaatttttggtaaaatttaatccaaatgaaattcacaccaaattcaaatgtgaattaaggtaaaatttaatccaaatgaaattcacgcCAAATtcaatgtgaattaaggtgaaatttaatccaaatgaatttgttaattgttacaattaataTCAATGCTTTAATGAGGTAATTAATAATATCGTTAATTgctattgtaactacaaaataaaaatatttattgatgaaTGTAATTTGCAAGAATAATGAAAAGGAAAGCAATGATAGCCATTGGATGAATGAATTAGTGACCGTTAAATTAAAGAATTCATGAGTGGTTTTAGAGTTTaacttttaactatatatatccCTTCACTCTAATTTCTTTTTAGACATCATCTTATTATTTCTCActctaaaattacaaaagaCTTTCCTTATTTTTGTGAGTGGTCTTTGTGAGTGTTTTTCGAGTTGTTGACTCGACTAGTGTTTTTCGAGTTGTTGACTCGACTAGTTCTCTTAAAActcggtgattgtgattcaagTATTTTTGTCTAGTTCGTTGCTGTAGTGATTTTGTGTTAAACCAATGTATGTTCCGTTGAACTTTGGGAAGCAGTAACCGAtgaaactctccagcacaaactagagacggtgaaactgttttaagagaaCTATGATTTTCACAGACCTCGGAGCAAACAAGAAGTTTTTTCCTTTGCtttatttaacaatatattGTATTTCTTCTTGATGTATCGATATCATATGTATGTGTAACTATTTCTATATAAGATTACCAACAAAAACGCCATTTGATTTGgccaataataaaataaatatttcccATGATAATATTCGATTTAGTGATTAATTGGTGTTATGGATGTGAATTTAATGTTGTAATCACGAGTTTGGTCTACTGTGCGATCTTGATCTATCACGTGTTCTTGGTTTAGGTCATTCAACTAATCTGACatgtttttttactaataattggAATATTTTGTGTAATTTCTGATCGAGGAAACAATCGAGCTATGATCATCTATGGTCAAATTTCTTAACCTTCGACCCCGTGAATCATTCGAGCGTGGCTTCGACTGAAATTTCACCATCGACCGATAGTCTGAACAAAAAATTCTAACGCTACCTAGGACTTATACATATTTGTacctaacatttttattttgtgttggttatatgtatccatgtatattttatttatgtctaatatataaatataacgaagaaaattaactaaaacataaagtgtgataatattttttaaagaggTCAAAATTGTAAAGTAAAAACTTACGTGGCATCGTGGAACATAGtacatttagttttttttcgCACATAAACAAATATCGAACTCTTAAAATAATCACTAACGTAAATGTGTTTAAATTGttttcctaattttaaaataatttataatactaaataaattaagagaataataacaattaaatatttcttatatacaaataattttatattcatattttcattttaattaaatagaacaataaaattattattttatttttataatatatataagggaAACaacatttataaatgaaatcattattataaatttcaatacacatcttttttttattagaaactaaaaagaagaaatgagaagaatgaaaaaaatagaataaatgttTGGATGGCGAAAAAGacaaaattgataataattattgtaacaccactttctctctcatattcACATGGTTTCATCCCCACAACCACAAAAAACACAATTCTGTCCCACTCTCTCTCTACCAAAATATATGTAATGTGTATTCACATGCAAATgccatttctctctctacaataTATTTGGACACATCTTTCCTTTTGCCAGCTAACTTTATTCCTggacttatttaaaaattatattttataaatttttaattttaaaaaaataaaatacaacgAGCTAACATTCATGATTACGAAACTGTTAATGATATTTATAGAAAACCCTACCgtcatttcattattttctatctatctaCCTATCATTCAATttccaattattattattaatttcttaatagTCCTAGCTTTTTAAACACAccaaaattacattattaattcatttcttattttattaatttattataacatGTTATCCTTGTGTATGATGCAATACAAAATGCTTTAAAAAGAGAAACAGCTCACACCcaatattttatatgaatttgtaTCCACATTGTAAATAAAAGatacaaatttatttcaatcaagtatattataatcataatttataaaatgtttatataataagtCTATTATTATTACTCAACAAGACTTAGTTTAGATTGTAATTTAgaatctaatatttgattatcgATCGTTCAAAAACCTTAATTAAGTAAGTTAAAGATTAATTATCCCAATTCACAAGTTAACTAGTTTTTTTAgagtaaattaataataataatttactagCATGATTCGAGTTTGTGAAGGTACCctaatgaattaataaaaaaatgaaataatttaaattaagtgaACTAATTTTCCAAGTAAACTAATAATAAcagaaaacatattaaattaaattcattaatgtTGAAAGGTGAATTgcgtatatatattatatagagtAGAAAGTGTAAAATTTGATATTCTC
Proteins encoded:
- the LOC124911425 gene encoding pentatricopeptide repeat-containing protein At2g01860, producing the protein MDSLLLLSSYPHSTLNNRQILCCGFKRNSSIILMVSKPKRKDNNKLPRNRLYRRRTELPPDTYVNTVWKKTMNKSELSDSIDNYDDDDQQGEKNDEEEEDILWGEDEIEAISSLFKGRISQKPGQLKNRERALPLPIPYKIRPLSLPTPKTNPLRKPLFNDSLYKNPTFLIDLANKIRSLNPDEDVSKVLNKSAHLLRKGSLSLTIRELGHLGLPKRSLETLCWAQKQPRLFPDDRILASTVEVLARSHELKLPFNLRKFTSLASRNVIEAMVKGFIKGGTLGLAWKLLQIAKDSNRMLDSSIYAKLILQLGKNPDKELMVVTLLEELGERDDLNLNQQDCTSIMKVCIRLGKFELVESLFNWFVQTGHEPGIVVYTTLIYSRYTERRYREALEIVWEMESLNILFDLPAYRVVIRVFVASNDLTRAVRYFAKLKEAGFSPTFDIYRDLFAIYMASGRMAKCKEIFEEAEMAGFQWDKNTKSQLLLHNS